The DNA sequence ATCCCAAAGACCAATTTACCTTGTCAGGAGTGATGTTGTAGGTAGCAATACCAATCAAATCCTTGTCACCGTAGTTCTTTGCTGTGTAGAACGCCAATGCCGTTTCACCAGGCAGCACCCTCACACTTTTGGTCACGGGCTCAAATTTCCACGGTAAAGATTCTGCGCTTGATGATTGAAAGTGTACCGTTATACGCTTACGACCTTCAGTTTCGGGGGTAACATAGAGACGATCAGGGGTGAATCGTGAGGTATCGGTCATGGGAGTGCCAGCGAAACCAGTGGCTGAGCAGAAAGCTCGGTAAAGGGGAACGGCGGCGTAGGTGATACCGAGGGCAAGGAACAGCTGATCAGTACGCTGAGTCAGTTTACACGCCGCTGTGTACAAGCATTGGGGATAAATTATTTACTCACACTACCAGCAGAGTATAACAGGATACTTCTATTCTTGTTTGCCCTCTCCTTGTACATTCTTTGCCGAGCAGCCTCAACCGCGCGAcgagcttcttcagcagTTACTCGAGGCTTAGCACCGCCTGCAACTGCTGAAGCAGCAAATTtagggggagggggagtAGAATATTGTCTGATGGATCGCAAAAAGCTGGACCGTGGCTGGATGAAGCGAGAGGTGCATGTTGGGCAAGACTGATAGAGAGAGTCAGCCATATGATGACCTAGGCGACGAGTTAACTTACGAATGCACC is a window from the Cryptococcus neoformans var. neoformans JEC21 chromosome 2 sequence genome containing:
- a CDS encoding aerobic respiration-related protein, putative, translating into MASLTGFSIRAAVGAFSCPTCTSRFIQPRSSFLRSIRQYSTPPPPKFAASAVAGGAKPRVTAEEARRAVEAARQRMYKERANKNRSILLYSAGSLFLALGITYAAVPLYRAFCSATGFAGTPMTDTSRFTPDRLYVTPETEGRKRITVHFQSSSAESLPWKFEPVTKSVRVLPGETALAFYTAKNYGDKDLIGIATYNITPDKIAPYFAKVECFCFEEQKIRAGEEVDLPVFFFIDRDIVEEPQLDNLDDVVLNYTFFRARRNDMGHAVPDAPEDVIQKSQGFENYELAKKA